In bacterium, a single window of DNA contains:
- a CDS encoding response regulator transcription factor, with the protein MPQQTIRVVIADDHALFRQGLRSLLRTQPNIAIVGEADGLDALDALLAETRCDVILLDLKMDRIAIDRIPAFARQAKVVVVTASESVDESVAAVSAGAAAIVLKRFAVEHLIQAIAAATTGGVWMPPHVQAAMATTLRSGPRSVLTSREHEIVRQVGLGLRNAEIAQRLFISERTVKTHLHNIFSKLDLHDRVELALYAVKTGIVGTHESRLA; encoded by the coding sequence ATGCCGCAGCAGACAATTCGCGTCGTCATCGCCGACGACCACGCCCTCTTCCGGCAGGGATTGCGTTCGCTCCTGCGCACCCAGCCGAACATCGCCATCGTCGGCGAGGCGGACGGGCTCGACGCGCTCGACGCGCTGCTCGCCGAGACGCGGTGCGACGTCATCCTGCTCGATCTGAAAATGGATCGCATCGCGATCGACCGCATCCCGGCGTTCGCCAGGCAGGCGAAGGTCGTCGTCGTCACCGCCAGCGAGAGCGTCGACGAGTCCGTGGCCGCTGTCTCCGCCGGCGCGGCGGCGATCGTCCTCAAGCGGTTCGCGGTGGAACACCTGATCCAGGCGATCGCAGCGGCGACCACCGGCGGCGTGTGGATGCCCCCGCACGTGCAGGCGGCGATGGCGACCACCCTGCGCAGTGGCCCCCGCTCCGTCCTCACGTCGCGCGAGCACGAGATCGTCCGTCAGGTGGGCCTCGGCCTGCGCAACGCGGAGATCGCGCAGCGGCTGTTCATCAGCGAGCGCACCGTGAAGACCCATCTTCACAACATCTTCTCGAAGCTCGACCTGCACGACCGCGTCGAGCTGGCGCTCTACGCGGTCAAGACCGGCATCGTCGGCACGCACGAGAGCAGGCTCGCGTAG
- a CDS encoding DUF1566 domain-containing protein — protein sequence MTILLLWGGAAAAASPQDKCEAAKVATAGKYGFCRLKAEAKAIKTGSALDVSKCDDGYAAKWNQTEAKSGGACPTSGDLSQIQSLIAQHTGDVATALAGGGLPQCPADLAACLAQPTGRRLQTGQTICYDNFLGNPIACSGTAQDGELKKGLTRVYVDNGDGTITDTRTGLMWEKLSDDGSIHDRDNVYTWGTAKTAALNTASFAGHNDWRLPNVNELQSLVQYGTVLPAVDAPFNTGCNPACTVTTCSCTSATYYWSSTTSTNNPSDAWTVDFNVGGVSPEFKVTNYSVRAVRDGL from the coding sequence ATGACGATCCTGCTGCTGTGGGGCGGCGCTGCGGCAGCCGCCTCGCCGCAGGACAAGTGCGAGGCCGCCAAGGTGGCGACCGCCGGCAAGTACGGCTTCTGCCGCCTCAAGGCGGAGGCGAAGGCCATCAAGACCGGTTCCGCGCTCGACGTCAGCAAGTGCGACGACGGGTATGCCGCCAAGTGGAACCAGACCGAGGCGAAATCCGGCGGCGCCTGCCCGACATCCGGCGACCTGTCGCAGATCCAGTCGCTGATCGCGCAGCACACCGGCGACGTGGCCACCGCGTTGGCCGGCGGCGGCCTGCCGCAATGCCCCGCCGACCTCGCCGCCTGCCTGGCGCAGCCCACCGGGCGCCGCCTGCAGACCGGCCAGACCATCTGCTACGACAACTTCCTCGGCAACCCGATCGCGTGCTCGGGCACCGCCCAGGACGGCGAGTTGAAGAAGGGCCTGACGCGGGTGTACGTGGACAACGGCGATGGCACGATCACCGATACGCGGACCGGCCTGATGTGGGAGAAGCTGAGCGACGACGGCTCGATCCACGACCGCGACAACGTCTACACGTGGGGCACCGCCAAGACGGCGGCGCTGAACACGGCGAGCTTCGCCGGGCACAATGACTGGCGGCTGCCGAACGTCAACGAGCTGCAGAGCCTGGTCCAGTACGGCACCGTGCTGCCGGCGGTGGATGCGCCGTTCAACACCGGCTGCAACCCGGCCTGCACCGTCACCACGTGCAGTTGCACGAGCGCGACCTATTACTGGTCCTCGACCACCTCGACCAACAACCCGTCCGATGCCTGGACCGTCGACTTCAACGTCGGCGGCGTCTCGCCGGAGTTCAAGGTGACGAACTACTCCGTGCGCGCCGTTCGCGACGGGTTGTGA
- a CDS encoding HAD-IB family hydrolase yields MTLYASLTGAIDKGPSGPRIGAFFDLDRTLIAGFSAGAFVRELVRLGKIDAAAMAQGIAAAARFQLGGIGFSGFVADTVGLLAGMPEQELVEMGERLFAEGLATAIYPESRALVQAHQRKGHRVAVVSSALPYQVNPIARELGIAHVMCTRLALDAAGAITGEVVHPSCYGVGKASAARAFAAAHGIELSRSFFYTDSDEDLPLLDIVGRPRPINPNRGLAAIAAKRGWPVRRFTSRGTPPPQEVVRTALAAASALPSFLLSLPAALLTGDWQQGLNLALSTWGELGTAIAGVDLQVRGEQYLWSDRPAVFIFNHQSAVETLLLCKLLRRDFVGIAKQEIRRSLLGPLFAAGGTIFVDRFHHAEAVHALEPAIDALRRGVSIVIAPEGTRSPTPRLGPFKKGAFHLAMAARRPLVPIVFRNSLDVLPKHGAILRPATVEVVVHKPIPTTHWRRRSLDRHIAEVRALFEQTLAARG; encoded by the coding sequence ATGACCCTCTACGCCTCGCTCACCGGCGCCATCGACAAGGGGCCGTCGGGACCGCGCATCGGCGCCTTCTTCGACCTCGACCGGACCCTCATCGCCGGCTTCTCGGCCGGCGCGTTCGTCCGCGAGCTGGTGCGGCTCGGCAAGATCGATGCGGCGGCGATGGCGCAGGGCATCGCCGCGGCGGCCCGCTTCCAACTCGGCGGCATCGGCTTCTCGGGATTCGTCGCCGACACCGTCGGTCTGCTCGCGGGCATGCCGGAGCAGGAGCTGGTGGAGATGGGCGAGCGCCTGTTCGCCGAGGGGCTGGCGACCGCGATCTACCCCGAATCGCGCGCCCTGGTGCAGGCGCACCAGCGCAAGGGACACCGGGTCGCGGTGGTGTCGTCGGCGCTGCCCTATCAGGTGAATCCGATCGCCCGCGAGCTCGGCATCGCGCACGTGATGTGCACCCGCCTGGCGCTCGACGCCGCCGGCGCCATCACCGGCGAGGTGGTGCACCCGTCCTGCTACGGGGTCGGCAAGGCGAGCGCGGCGCGCGCCTTCGCCGCCGCGCACGGCATCGAGCTGTCGCGCAGCTTCTTCTACACCGACAGCGACGAGGACCTGCCGCTGCTCGACATCGTCGGCCGGCCGCGGCCGATCAACCCCAACCGCGGGCTCGCCGCCATCGCCGCCAAGCGCGGCTGGCCGGTGCGCCGTTTCACCAGTCGCGGCACGCCGCCGCCGCAGGAGGTGGTGCGCACGGCGCTGGCGGCGGCGAGCGCGCTGCCGTCGTTCCTGCTCAGCCTGCCGGCGGCGCTGCTCACCGGCGACTGGCAGCAGGGCCTCAACCTGGCGCTCAGCACCTGGGGCGAGCTCGGCACCGCGATCGCCGGCGTCGACCTGCAGGTGCGCGGCGAGCAGTACCTGTGGTCGGACCGCCCGGCGGTCTTCATCTTCAACCACCAGAGCGCGGTCGAGACCCTGCTGCTCTGCAAGCTGCTGCGCCGCGATTTCGTCGGCATCGCCAAGCAGGAGATCCGGCGCTCGCTGCTCGGGCCGCTCTTCGCCGCCGGCGGCACCATCTTCGTCGACCGCTTCCACCACGCCGAGGCCGTGCACGCGCTCGAGCCGGCGATCGACGCCCTGCGCCGCGGCGTCTCGATCGTCATCGCCCCGGAGGGGACGCGCAGCCCGACGCCGCGCCTCGGTCCGTTCAAGAAGGGCGCCTTCCACCTCGCCATGGCCGCCCGCCGGCCGCTGGTGCCGATCGTCTTCCGGAACAGCCTCGACGTGCTGCCCAAGCACGGCGCCATCCTGCGCCCGGCGACGGTCGAGGTGGTGGTGCACAAGCCGATCCCCACCACGCACTGGCGCCGCCGCAGCCTCGATCGGCACATCGCCGAGGTGCGGGCCCTGTTCGAGCAGACGCTGGCGGCGCGCGGCTGA
- a CDS encoding tetratricopeptide repeat protein, which produces MIEGAPTEPRRAALATGGAAAAPVEPGRTAHERSGDAAAATAARARAALLAAALVAMTVLAYLPALQGGFVWDDDNYVTANPTLLNLDGLRRIWVEPDAVPQYYPLTFTTFWVEYHLWELAPFGYHLVNVLLHALSAVLFWQLLRRLGVPGAWFAGAIFALHPMHVESVAWITERKNVLSGACYLGAALAYLRFATGPQRARWPWYALALLLFVGALLSKTVTCSLPAALLLVLWWKRGRLDWRDVAGVAPFVAVGLAAAAMTVWMERHHVGAQGAEWTFSLVEHVLIAGRILWFYLWTLLWPANLMFFYPRWQIDAAAWWQYLFPLAALATAGALWLGRRRIGLAALVVALFYAGTLLPALGFFNVYPMRYSFVADHFAYLATLGPIALIAALAARAADRLRATRVSRSALAAALLIVLGVLSWQRATAYEDVETLWTDTVEKNPDSWAGRLNLGGVLADQGRIDEALAQFQVALRLWPASPEAHNALGAMLDQQGEWEAAAAEFREALRLEPRYYEAHTNLGIVLASSGKPIEALDHLTIAVRLKPRYVEAYYHVATTLVQLNRPTDAAKYFATTLLLAPEHAGAHSGLCALQVDQGRFADAAAHCQQAIRLNASDPEPYEHLAAALRGLDQGAEAQAAAEQARRLRHDGAAMHRRSAASLAQQGRPQAAIAQLQEALRLLPGDAAAQAQLAELLAARPRPTP; this is translated from the coding sequence GTGATCGAAGGGGCGCCAACGGAACCACGCCGCGCCGCCCTCGCCACGGGCGGCGCGGCGGCGGCGCCCGTCGAGCCGGGCCGGACGGCTCACGAACGAAGCGGCGACGCGGCCGCCGCGACGGCGGCGCGCGCCCGCGCCGCCCTGCTGGCGGCGGCGCTCGTCGCGATGACCGTGCTCGCCTACCTGCCGGCGCTGCAGGGCGGCTTCGTGTGGGACGACGACAATTACGTCACCGCCAACCCGACCCTGCTGAACCTCGACGGTCTGCGCCGCATCTGGGTCGAGCCCGACGCCGTCCCGCAGTACTACCCACTCACGTTCACGACGTTCTGGGTCGAGTATCACCTGTGGGAGCTGGCGCCCTTCGGGTATCACCTGGTCAACGTCCTGTTGCACGCGTTGAGCGCGGTGCTGTTCTGGCAGCTTCTGCGCCGGCTCGGCGTCCCCGGGGCCTGGTTCGCCGGCGCGATCTTCGCGCTGCATCCCATGCACGTCGAATCGGTGGCGTGGATCACCGAGCGCAAGAACGTGCTGTCCGGCGCCTGCTACCTGGGCGCGGCGCTGGCGTACCTGCGCTTCGCCACCGGGCCGCAGCGCGCACGGTGGCCGTGGTACGCGCTGGCGCTGCTGCTCTTCGTCGGCGCGCTGTTGAGCAAGACGGTCACCTGTTCGCTCCCCGCCGCGCTCCTGCTGGTCCTCTGGTGGAAGCGGGGACGGCTCGACTGGCGCGACGTCGCCGGGGTGGCGCCGTTCGTCGCCGTCGGCCTGGCGGCGGCCGCGATGACCGTGTGGATGGAGCGCCACCACGTCGGCGCCCAGGGCGCGGAGTGGACCTTCTCCCTCGTCGAGCACGTCCTCATCGCCGGACGCATCCTCTGGTTCTACCTGTGGACGCTGCTCTGGCCCGCCAATCTCATGTTCTTCTACCCGCGCTGGCAGATCGATGCGGCGGCGTGGTGGCAGTATCTGTTTCCGCTCGCCGCCCTCGCGACCGCGGGGGCCTTGTGGCTGGGGCGCCGCCGCATCGGGCTGGCGGCGCTGGTGGTGGCACTCTTCTACGCCGGCACGCTGCTTCCCGCGCTCGGCTTCTTCAACGTCTACCCGATGCGCTACTCCTTCGTCGCCGATCATTTCGCCTACCTGGCGACGCTCGGCCCGATCGCCCTGATCGCGGCGCTGGCCGCGCGCGCGGCCGACCGGCTGCGCGCCACCCGCGTCAGCCGTTCGGCGCTCGCCGCCGCGCTGCTGATCGTCCTCGGCGTCCTGAGCTGGCAGCGGGCCACCGCGTACGAGGACGTCGAGACCCTGTGGACGGACACCGTCGAGAAGAACCCCGACAGTTGGGCCGGCCGGCTGAATCTCGGCGGCGTCCTGGCGGATCAGGGACGGATCGACGAGGCACTGGCGCAGTTCCAGGTGGCGCTCCGCCTCTGGCCGGCGTCGCCCGAGGCGCACAACGCGCTCGGCGCGATGCTCGATCAGCAGGGCGAGTGGGAGGCGGCCGCCGCCGAGTTCCGTGAGGCGCTGCGCCTGGAGCCGCGCTACTACGAGGCGCACACCAACCTCGGCATCGTGCTCGCCTCGAGCGGCAAGCCGATCGAGGCGCTCGATCACCTGACCATCGCGGTGCGCTTGAAGCCGCGCTACGTCGAGGCCTACTACCACGTCGCCACCACGCTGGTGCAGTTGAACCGCCCGACCGACGCCGCCAAGTACTTCGCCACCACGCTGCTGCTCGCCCCGGAGCACGCCGGCGCGCACAGCGGCCTCTGCGCGCTGCAGGTCGATCAGGGCCGCTTCGCGGACGCCGCCGCCCACTGCCAGCAGGCCATCCGACTGAACGCCAGCGATCCCGAGCCCTACGAGCATCTCGCCGCCGCCCTGCGCGGCCTGGATCAGGGCGCCGAGGCGCAGGCCGCCGCCGAGCAGGCGCGGCGCCTGCGCCACGACGGCGCCGCCATGCACCGCAGGTCCGCCGCCTCCCTGGCGCAGCAGGGGCGGCCGCAGGCGGCCATCGCGCAGTTGCAGGAGGCGCTGCGGCTGCTGCCCGGCGATGCCGCGGCGCAGGCCCAGCTCGCCGAGCTGCTCGCCGCGCGCCCGCGACCGACCCCGTGA
- a CDS encoding DUF4215 domain-containing protein: MTVFALAAVLPAGAQASCTTAAWENPCAPGAGSPSTDCHLEWIFTPPTAPINPKGKDGVPKNRVSCYEGDRRCDSDPDLGNHSCTLPVVPCINNADPRFGSCTPSAIASFSFLKTPHDAADESNRAALEARFGADGFGVSVTRRKDAVFAGSANATVSACGAPVEVQVPLAQSGSGYRKKAKRIISKVTTASGATDKDSLLFVCLPSTCGDGVVQADHEQCDDGNRVNGDGCDQGCQLEGLENESPTPTSTRTDTPTRTVTSTATPTITPTETLAPGVPTFTRTPTFTPTATAIPTETPAPITRRCNFRTGTNNTGLTVAGNVTANASISGYQDWEFFPPDDNGVSQIRIPKDQMQFSCALVQATVLITITAGTVCLRPDIDAGDGFGAIDCNGGNQAGYNSATQMDHNTNQNALGFPQDPDCEETYLSPDGLISRASIEDPSQSIYHAGVCNSAVHLSYNGTSPANGMTLTQNLIARISTAQTSCSPNPCPPNDTPYDSGAGDLSVTGRMTTGQSVGTLFDRNNSAGSNFSRTFTGATVPCSTIFAPGGNVSNMKVGVVIPFPDTAATINDANVEVRLVCQ; encoded by the coding sequence ATGACAGTCTTCGCACTCGCTGCCGTGCTGCCAGCGGGCGCGCAGGCGAGCTGCACGACCGCTGCCTGGGAGAATCCGTGCGCCCCGGGCGCCGGGTCACCGTCCACCGATTGCCATCTCGAGTGGATCTTCACGCCGCCGACGGCGCCGATCAATCCGAAGGGCAAGGACGGCGTGCCGAAGAATCGCGTCTCCTGCTACGAGGGTGATCGCCGTTGCGACAGCGATCCGGATCTCGGCAACCATAGCTGCACGCTGCCGGTCGTCCCGTGCATCAACAACGCCGACCCGCGGTTCGGGTCGTGCACGCCGTCGGCGATCGCCTCGTTCTCCTTCCTCAAGACGCCGCACGACGCCGCCGACGAGTCCAATCGCGCGGCGCTCGAAGCGCGCTTCGGCGCGGACGGCTTCGGGGTCAGCGTCACCCGGCGCAAGGACGCGGTGTTCGCCGGCTCGGCCAACGCCACCGTGAGCGCCTGTGGCGCCCCGGTCGAGGTGCAGGTGCCGCTCGCTCAGAGCGGCTCGGGGTACCGCAAGAAGGCCAAGCGCATCATCTCGAAGGTGACGACCGCGAGCGGCGCCACCGACAAGGACTCGCTCCTCTTCGTCTGCCTGCCGAGCACCTGTGGCGACGGCGTCGTCCAGGCCGACCACGAGCAGTGCGACGACGGCAACCGCGTCAACGGCGACGGCTGCGACCAGGGCTGCCAGTTGGAAGGGCTCGAGAACGAGTCGCCGACGCCGACCAGCACCCGGACCGACACGCCGACCCGCACGGTGACCTCCACGGCGACGCCGACCATCACGCCCACGGAAACACTGGCGCCGGGCGTGCCGACGTTCACCCGCACGCCGACCTTCACGCCGACCGCCACCGCGATTCCCACCGAGACGCCGGCGCCGATCACCCGCCGCTGTAACTTCCGCACCGGCACCAACAACACCGGCCTCACCGTGGCCGGCAACGTGACCGCGAACGCCAGCATCAGCGGCTACCAGGACTGGGAATTCTTCCCGCCCGACGACAACGGGGTCAGCCAGATCCGCATTCCCAAGGACCAGATGCAGTTCAGTTGCGCCCTGGTGCAGGCGACGGTGCTCATCACCATCACCGCCGGCACGGTCTGTCTCCGTCCGGACATCGACGCCGGCGACGGCTTCGGCGCCATCGACTGCAACGGCGGCAACCAGGCCGGGTACAACTCGGCGACGCAGATGGACCACAACACCAACCAGAACGCGCTCGGGTTCCCACAGGACCCCGATTGCGAGGAGACGTACCTCTCGCCCGACGGCCTCATCAGCCGCGCCTCGATCGAGGATCCGAGTCAGTCCATCTATCACGCCGGCGTCTGCAACAGCGCCGTCCACCTCTCGTACAACGGCACGTCGCCGGCCAACGGCATGACCCTGACGCAGAACCTGATCGCCCGCATCAGCACCGCGCAGACGTCGTGCTCGCCGAACCCCTGCCCGCCGAACGATACGCCGTACGATTCGGGCGCCGGCGACCTGTCGGTGACCGGACGCATGACCACCGGTCAGTCGGTGGGCACGCTCTTCGATCGCAACAACTCGGCCGGCAGCAACTTCAGCCGCACCTTCACCGGCGCGACGGTGCCGTGTTCCACCATCTTCGCGCCCGGCGGCAACGTCTCGAACATGAAGGTGGGGGTCGTCATCCCCTTCCCGGACACCGCCGCGACCATCAACGACGCCAACGTCGAAGTCCGTCTCGTCTGCCAATAG
- a CDS encoding alcohol dehydrogenase catalytic domain-containing protein, translated as MRAIVFHGPHDVRVDSVPDPSLDDERSAIVRVTRASICGSDLHPYHGVMPMLPGVVVGHECVGVVEDVGRGVRRFARGDRVIVPGVIGCGDCDCCRRGYVVGCLRTVNKVYGFSPDLPGGQAEAIRVPHADANLFPSPPQLADEQVLFLTDILPTGYYAAENANIRAGQTVAVVGCGPVGLFAIMSAQLFGPARIVAIDRVGYRLEQARLLGAVPVDASREDPRDALLQATNGVGADAVIEAVGAAETVRLAFDLVRIGGVLSVVGVLLDAEFPFPMGTAFIKDLTFRIGLVDVPRFVPMLLPLIESGRLDPTSLISHHLPLAEGRHAYELFDQRRDGCLKVALTP; from the coding sequence ATGCGCGCCATCGTCTTCCACGGCCCCCACGACGTCCGCGTCGACAGCGTCCCCGACCCCTCGCTCGACGACGAGCGGAGCGCCATCGTCCGGGTGACGCGGGCCTCGATCTGCGGCTCCGATCTGCACCCGTACCACGGCGTCATGCCGATGCTGCCGGGCGTGGTCGTCGGCCACGAATGCGTCGGCGTCGTCGAGGACGTCGGCCGCGGCGTGCGCCGCTTCGCCCGCGGCGATCGCGTCATCGTGCCCGGGGTGATCGGCTGCGGCGACTGCGACTGCTGCCGCCGCGGCTACGTCGTCGGCTGCCTGCGGACGGTGAACAAGGTGTACGGCTTCTCCCCCGATCTGCCGGGCGGGCAGGCGGAGGCGATCCGCGTGCCGCACGCCGACGCCAACCTCTTCCCCAGCCCGCCGCAGCTCGCGGACGAGCAGGTGCTGTTCCTCACCGACATCCTGCCGACCGGCTACTACGCGGCCGAGAACGCCAACATCCGGGCCGGACAGACGGTGGCGGTGGTCGGCTGCGGTCCGGTCGGGCTCTTCGCCATCATGAGCGCCCAGCTCTTCGGGCCGGCGCGCATCGTCGCCATCGATCGCGTCGGCTACCGCCTGGAACAGGCGCGCCTGCTCGGCGCCGTGCCGGTCGACGCGTCGCGGGAGGACCCGCGCGATGCGCTGCTGCAGGCGACCAACGGGGTGGGCGCCGATGCGGTCATCGAAGCCGTCGGCGCCGCCGAGACCGTCCGCCTCGCCTTCGACCTGGTGCGCATCGGCGGCGTGCTCTCGGTCGTCGGCGTGCTGCTCGACGCCGAGTTCCCGTTCCCGATGGGGACGGCGTTCATCAAGGATCTCACCTTCCGCATCGGCCTCGTCGACGTGCCGCGCTTCGTGCCGATGCTGCTGCCGCTGATCGAGAGCGGCCGCCTCGATCCGACCAGCCTGATCAGCCACCACCTGCCGCTCGCCGAGGGGCGGCACGCCTACGAGCTGTTCGACCAGCGCCGCGACGGCTGTCTCAAGGTGGCGCTGACGCCGTAG